The following are encoded in a window of Amycolatopsis lexingtonensis genomic DNA:
- a CDS encoding acyltransferase family protein: MAQTVEVPLEPHHLGAPRKLDSLTGLRFYAAFVVFLFHTGIMMNPALPTGPINPFADVDVAKWYGAIFGTGGFVGVSFFFVLSGFVLSWSVKPGERARAFIRRRLVKVFPNHLAMWVAAMVLFAAAYTSWKAWLPNLFLVHPWFPDFSIAMSVDTPSWSLGGELLFYVLFPLIIRPILRMDVRRLWLWAGLMVAGLFAYQLVATFVVSSDGANPNIPISPLQYWFGYFLPVGRLFEFVLGAVLARIVLAGKWIGIKPAVSVVFMVVGYVASMFVPFQFSLNFATLIPIAVMVASFANADLHGTRTRLRGRVAVWLGNVSFGFYLSQGVTIFYLRSLMGNAVLSTPLAILVLIGLFVVTLFVGWLLYRFVETPMMRRFSRARTPRIPAPRAS; the protein is encoded by the coding sequence ATGGCGCAAACTGTGGAAGTACCCCTCGAGCCCCACCACCTGGGGGCGCCGAGGAAACTCGATTCGTTGACCGGCCTGCGGTTCTACGCCGCGTTCGTCGTGTTCCTCTTCCACACGGGGATCATGATGAACCCGGCGCTGCCGACCGGGCCGATCAACCCGTTCGCCGACGTGGACGTCGCGAAGTGGTACGGCGCGATCTTCGGGACCGGCGGCTTCGTCGGCGTCTCCTTCTTCTTCGTGCTCAGCGGGTTCGTGCTGTCCTGGTCGGTGAAACCCGGCGAGCGGGCGCGGGCGTTCATCCGCCGCCGCCTCGTGAAGGTGTTCCCCAACCACCTGGCGATGTGGGTCGCGGCGATGGTGCTGTTCGCCGCCGCGTACACCAGCTGGAAGGCGTGGCTGCCCAACCTGTTCCTGGTGCACCCGTGGTTCCCGGACTTCAGCATCGCGATGAGCGTCGACACCCCGTCGTGGTCGCTCGGCGGCGAGCTGCTGTTCTACGTGCTGTTCCCGCTGATCATCCGCCCGATCCTCCGGATGGACGTCCGCCGCCTGTGGCTGTGGGCCGGGCTCATGGTCGCCGGGTTGTTCGCCTACCAGCTCGTCGCCACGTTCGTCGTGTCGAGCGACGGCGCCAACCCGAACATCCCGATTTCGCCGCTGCAGTACTGGTTCGGCTACTTCCTCCCGGTCGGCCGGCTGTTCGAGTTCGTGCTCGGCGCCGTCCTGGCCCGGATCGTGCTGGCCGGCAAGTGGATCGGCATCAAGCCGGCCGTCTCGGTCGTGTTCATGGTCGTCGGCTACGTCGCTTCGATGTTCGTGCCGTTCCAGTTCTCGCTGAACTTCGCCACGCTGATCCCGATCGCGGTGATGGTGGCGTCGTTCGCCAACGCGGACCTGCACGGCACGCGCACGCGGCTGCGCGGCCGGGTCGCCGTCTGGCTCGGCAACGTGTCCTTCGGGTTCTACCTGTCCCAGGGCGTGACGATCTTCTACCTGCGGTCCCTGATGGGCAACGCCGTGCTGAGCACCCCGCTCGCGATCCTGGTGCTGATCGGCCTGTTCGTGGTGACCCTGTTCGTCGGGTGGCTGCTGTACCGGTTCGTCGAGACGCCGATGATGCGCCGGTTCAGCCGCGCGCGGACCCCGCGGATCCCGGCACCCCGGGCGAGCTAG
- a CDS encoding class I SAM-dependent methyltransferase, producing MSKTLCQTCGDVEVRKFLSLGQQPSFHFPANREEAENERLWPLELGFCEQCSLVQVLESVSERILFSGDYHHLAGLTAGYHEHLQGLADTLAGLFDSTDGRSVVEFGSNDGSLLDKLAARSFDVLGVDPVGQVTAAGSQVVKDYFSSTVGADLAATRGKTDLVVALNVFAHVTNLHDVLDGVTALLKDDGLFVTESHYLVDLLETLQYDFAYHEHSRYYSVTALDEAFRRHGLETVKIERIPTHGGSIRVYAGFVGEHEVDQSVIELRELEDSLKLRDSMIYTQFAERVEQHREKLNELVRFLKNTGARVAAASAPGRAVTMLNYCGLGPDDIDVVSEISPRKIGKLFPGTHIPIISQQELAGDNQPEYALLMSWHIADEVITNLRNEGFRGTLIEPLPEPRILER from the coding sequence GTGAGTAAAACGCTCTGCCAGACGTGTGGGGACGTGGAGGTCCGCAAGTTCCTCTCACTCGGCCAGCAGCCTTCGTTCCATTTCCCGGCGAATCGGGAAGAAGCGGAGAACGAACGCCTCTGGCCGCTCGAGCTGGGTTTCTGCGAACAGTGCAGCCTGGTTCAGGTCTTGGAGTCGGTCAGCGAACGGATCCTGTTCTCGGGCGACTACCACCACCTCGCCGGGCTGACCGCCGGCTACCACGAGCACCTGCAAGGTCTCGCCGACACGCTCGCGGGTCTGTTCGACTCGACCGACGGGCGGTCCGTCGTCGAGTTCGGCAGCAACGACGGCAGCCTGCTGGACAAGCTGGCCGCGCGTTCGTTCGACGTCCTCGGCGTCGACCCGGTCGGTCAGGTGACCGCGGCCGGGTCCCAGGTGGTCAAGGACTACTTCAGCTCGACCGTCGGGGCCGACCTCGCCGCCACCCGCGGCAAGACCGACCTCGTCGTCGCGCTCAACGTGTTCGCGCACGTCACCAACCTGCACGACGTGCTGGACGGCGTGACCGCGCTCCTCAAGGACGACGGCCTGTTCGTCACCGAGTCGCACTACCTGGTGGACCTGCTGGAGACCCTCCAGTACGACTTCGCCTACCACGAGCACTCCCGGTACTACTCGGTCACGGCGCTGGACGAGGCGTTCCGGCGGCACGGCCTGGAGACGGTCAAGATCGAGCGGATCCCGACCCACGGCGGGTCGATCCGGGTCTACGCCGGCTTCGTGGGCGAGCACGAGGTCGACCAGTCGGTCATCGAACTGCGCGAGCTCGAGGACTCCCTCAAGCTGCGCGACTCGATGATCTACACGCAGTTCGCCGAGCGCGTCGAACAGCACCGCGAGAAGCTCAACGAGCTGGTCCGGTTCCTGAAGAACACCGGCGCGCGCGTCGCGGCGGCGTCCGCACCGGGCCGCGCGGTCACGATGCTGAACTACTGCGGCCTCGGCCCGGACGACATCGACGTCGTCTCGGAGATCAGCCCGCGCAAGATCGGCAAGCTGTTCCCCGGCACGCACATCCCCATCATCAGCCAGCAGGAGCTGGCCGGGGACAACCAGCCGGAGTACGCGCTGCTGATGTCGTGGCACATCGCCGACGAGGTCATCACCAACCTGCGCAACGAAGGCTTCCGGGGCACGCTCATCGAGCCGCTGCCGGAGCCGCGGATCCTCGAGCGCTGA
- the rfbB gene encoding dTDP-glucose 4,6-dehydratase, which translates to MRRMLVTGGAGFIGANFVLDTIARRPDAEVTVLDALTYAGNRDSLNPVADRIRFVQGDICDVALVDRLVAASDTVVHFAAESHVDNSLHDPSPFVRTNILGTFTILEAVRKHGRRLHHISTDEVFGDLPLDAVEQFTEETAYDPSSPYSASKASSDMLVRAWVRSYDVEATLSNCANNYGPYQHVEKLIPRQVTNLLTGTRPKLYGAGANVREWTHVADHNDAVHRIIDGGRIGHTYLIGSGDERSNKEIVELILELSDLPTDAYDHVADRPGHDLRYSNDSTKVRTELGWRPRYADFRAGLAATLDWYRENEWWWKPRKADTEARYGILGR; encoded by the coding sequence GCTGGTCACGGGCGGAGCGGGGTTCATCGGCGCGAACTTCGTGCTGGACACGATCGCGAGGCGGCCGGACGCGGAGGTGACCGTGCTGGACGCGCTCACCTACGCGGGCAACCGCGACAGCCTGAACCCGGTCGCCGACCGGATCCGGTTCGTGCAGGGCGACATCTGTGACGTGGCGCTCGTCGACCGGCTGGTCGCCGCGTCCGACACCGTCGTCCACTTCGCGGCCGAATCCCATGTGGACAATTCGCTGCACGATCCGTCGCCGTTCGTCCGGACCAACATCCTCGGTACCTTCACCATTCTGGAAGCGGTTCGCAAGCACGGACGGCGGCTGCACCACATCTCCACCGACGAGGTGTTCGGCGATCTGCCGCTCGACGCGGTCGAGCAGTTCACCGAGGAAACCGCCTACGACCCGTCGAGCCCGTACTCGGCGAGCAAGGCGAGCTCGGACATGCTGGTCCGCGCGTGGGTGCGCTCGTACGACGTCGAGGCGACGCTGTCCAACTGCGCCAACAACTACGGCCCGTACCAGCACGTCGAGAAGCTCATCCCGCGCCAGGTGACCAACCTGCTCACCGGCACCCGGCCGAAGCTGTACGGCGCCGGCGCGAACGTCCGGGAATGGACCCACGTCGCCGACCACAACGACGCCGTGCACCGGATCATCGACGGCGGCCGCATCGGCCACACCTACCTCATCGGTTCCGGGGACGAGCGCAGCAACAAGGAAATCGTGGAACTGATCCTCGAGCTTTCCGACCTGCCCACCGACGCCTACGACCACGTCGCGGACCGTCCCGGCCACGATCTGCGCTATTCCAACGATTCCACCAAGGTGCGCACCGAACTCGGCTGGCGGCCGCGGTACGCGGATTTCCGCGCCGGGCTGGCCGCCACCCTCGATTGGTACCGCGAAAACGAATGGTGGTGGAAACCGCGGAAGGCGGACACCGAGGCCAGGTACGGCATTCTCGGGCGGTAG